The DNA segment CCCCGTCGAGCCGGACCTGCGCAACGACATCTGGCTCAAACTGCTCGGCAACATCTCCTTCAACCCGATCAGCGCGCTGGCCCGCGCCACCATGCGGCAGATGTGCCTGCACGGCGGCACCCGCAAGGTCATCGAGATCATGATGACCGAGACGCTCTCGGTCGCCGAGGCCCTCGGCTGCGACGTCGGCGTCTCCATCGAGCGCCGCCTCGCGGGCGCCGAGCGGGTCGGCGACCACCGCACCTCCACGCTCCAGGACCTGGAGCGCGGCAAGCCGCTCGAACTCGACGTACTCCTCGCGGCGGTCGTCGAGTTGGCGGAGATCACCGGCGTGGAGGTGCCCACCCTGCGCACCGTGCACGCCATCTCGGACCTGCTCGCGCTGAGGAGCGCCGCATGAGGAGCGCCGTATGAGCAAACGCGACCGTACTCCGAAGACGTACACCCGGCTGACGCATCCGCTCGTCCGGGACTCCCGCGACGAGCCGTTCCGGCGGGCGAGTTGGGAAGAGGCACTGGAGCGGGCGGCCCGCGGCCTTGCGGCGGCCCGCGGCGCGTTCGGCATGTTCTCCTGCGCCCGGGCCACCAACGAGATGAACTACGTCGCCCAGAAGTTCGCCCGCGTCGTGATGGGCACCAACAACGTCGACTCCTGCAACCGCACCTGCCACGCACCCAGCGTGGCCGGCCTGTCGGCGGCCTTCGGTTCGGGCGGGGGCACCTCCTCGTACGAGGAGATCGAGCACACCGACGTCATCGTGATGTGGGGCTCCAACGCACGCTTCGCGCACCCGATCTTCTTCCAGCACGCACTCAAGGGCATCAGGAACGGCGCCCGCATGTACGCCGTCGACCCGCGCCGCACCTCCACCGCCGAGTGGGCGGAGAGCTGGCTCGGCCTGAACGTCGGCACCGACATCCCGATGGCGCACGCGATCGGCCGCGAGATCATCCACGCCGGACTGGCCAACGAGGCCTTCATCGAGCGGGCGACCAGCGGCTTCGAGGAGTACAAGGCGCTCGTCGAGCCGTGGACGCTGTCCCTCGCCGAGAAGGTCACGGGCGTACCGGCCGCCGCCATCCGCGAGCTGGCCCACGCCTACGCCCGCGCCGAGCGCGCCCAGCTGTGCTGGACCCTCGGCATCACCGAGCACCACAACGGCACCGACAACGTGCGCGCGCTGATCAACCTGTCCCTGCTGACGGGCCATGTGGGGCGGTACGGCTCGGGCCTGCAGCCCCTGCGCGGGCAGAACAACGTACAGGGCGGCGGCGACATGGGCGCCATCCCCAACCGCCTCCCCGGCTTCCAGGACATCCTGGACTCCGACTCCCGGCTGAAGTTCGAGTCGGCGTGGGACACCGTCATCCAGCCCCACTACGGCCTCAACCTCACCGAGATGTTCGAGGCGATGGAGGAGGGCACGCTCAAGGCCGTCTACTGCATCGGCGAGA comes from the Streptomyces sp. NBC_00443 genome and includes:
- a CDS encoding molybdopterin oxidoreductase family protein is translated as MSKRDRTPKTYTRLTHPLVRDSRDEPFRRASWEEALERAARGLAAARGAFGMFSCARATNEMNYVAQKFARVVMGTNNVDSCNRTCHAPSVAGLSAAFGSGGGTSSYEEIEHTDVIVMWGSNARFAHPIFFQHALKGIRNGARMYAVDPRRTSTAEWAESWLGLNVGTDIPMAHAIGREIIHAGLANEAFIERATSGFEEYKALVEPWTLSLAEKVTGVPAAAIRELAHAYARAERAQLCWTLGITEHHNGTDNVRALINLSLLTGHVGRYGSGLQPLRGQNNVQGGGDMGAIPNRLPGFQDILDSDSRLKFESAWDTVIQPHYGLNLTEMFEAMEEGTLKAVYCIGENPAQSEADSEQAVRRMRQLDFLVVQDIFLTKTAELADVILPATAGWAETEGTTTNSERRVQRVRRAVTPPGEAREDIDIICELAARLGHEWKYADAEAVWNELRSVSPDHYGMTYERLAEHQGIQWPCPSTEQLEPTYLHGRLWEPDPDRRGMAAPFGIVQHDPPVDLTDEEFPIRLTTGRRLDSYNTGVQSGSFASPLRRGEYVELCPEDAERYGVVVGEEVRVSSRRGSVVAPVWVDTALRPGLAFMTMHFPDEVDTNQLTIEANCPIAGTAEFKASAIRIEKLPVATIVR